The following coding sequences are from one Arcobacter nitrofigilis DSM 7299 window:
- a CDS encoding RrF2 family transcriptional regulator, which produces MALISSKGVYGLAAMHELLQNEENKPMQSREISARADIPQSYLEQLLGKLKHAGLVLSTRGSKGGYMLAKDPKDILIKDIIIALEDDIKIIDTKSNNPILNIFFDETKEKTKKLFNLSLKDLKQYQDKYNQYLHYSI; this is translated from the coding sequence ATGGCTTTAATCTCCTCAAAAGGTGTGTATGGACTTGCTGCCATGCACGAATTGTTACAAAATGAAGAGAACAAACCAATGCAAAGTAGAGAGATATCAGCAAGAGCAGATATCCCTCAAAGTTATTTGGAACAACTTCTAGGAAAACTTAAACATGCAGGATTGGTTTTAAGCACAAGGGGTTCAAAAGGTGGCTACATGTTAGCTAAAGATCCAAAAGATATATTAATAAAAGATATTATTATTGCTTTAGAAGATGATATAAAAATTATTGATACAAAGAGCAATAATCCTATTTTAAATATATTTTTTGATGAAACAAAAGAGAAAACAAAAAAACTATTTAACTTGTCATTGAAAGATTTAAAACAGTATCAAGATAAATATAATCAATATTTACACTATAGTATTTGA
- a CDS encoding nitrite/sulfite reductase: protein MAKESAAQRVERIKKEKNGLDVLKDIYVYAVLGEEVHPEDIDRFKWYGLYTQNRNLQAEDDPTLYFMLRIKLEHGSMNLEQMREVSALSKEYGRGTADFTTRQDIQLHYIQVKDLPEIFRRLNEVGLSTIFAAGDVPRNVITCAVSGIEHDELYDVRPIVDKVNDYLRGNKNLSNLPRKYKIGISACHKHCMGHEIQDLSFTAVPCDCSDKVLFDVSVGGGLASAMGIAHHIGFVTPSQILPIVKAVSTIYRDHGLRENRRKARLSHLIKEWGIEKFKEEVIARSKVAIKEQKIMEYTPYAKREHFGIHDSKEKAKSYIGCAINGGHIGSQGLEKLANILEKHGATTIKTTTTQNFVVKDVPTKNAEDLANELKTIGIDAFPSPFKARTLSCTGLNFCKFAISETKDKAISLATHLEKKFPNFNETVSISVNGCPNSCAHPHVVDIGLLGLKVKNKEGITVPGFELILGGNLEGSKSNFGEKVKIKFLPEDAEGILENIIQKYIDSGENSLNKFLKERINDEEFVSSLH from the coding sequence ATGGCAAAAGAGAGTGCAGCTCAAAGAGTAGAGCGAATAAAAAAAGAGAAGAACGGCTTAGATGTATTAAAAGACATATATGTCTACGCTGTTTTAGGTGAAGAAGTACATCCAGAAGATATTGATAGATTTAAATGGTATGGACTTTACACTCAAAATAGAAATCTTCAAGCAGAAGATGATCCAACTTTATATTTTATGTTAAGAATAAAATTAGAACATGGTTCTATGAATTTAGAGCAAATGAGAGAAGTATCAGCTCTATCAAAAGAGTATGGAAGAGGAACAGCAGATTTTACAACTAGACAAGATATTCAACTGCACTATATTCAAGTAAAAGATTTACCTGAAATATTTAGAAGATTAAATGAAGTTGGATTATCAACAATTTTTGCAGCAGGTGATGTTCCAAGAAATGTTATAACTTGTGCAGTTTCAGGAATTGAACATGATGAACTTTATGATGTAAGACCAATCGTTGATAAAGTAAATGATTATCTAAGAGGAAATAAAAACCTATCTAATCTTCCTAGAAAATATAAAATAGGTATTAGTGCTTGTCATAAACACTGTATGGGTCATGAGATACAAGATTTATCTTTTACCGCAGTTCCTTGTGATTGTAGTGATAAAGTACTTTTTGATGTAAGTGTTGGAGGAGGATTAGCTTCTGCTATGGGAATTGCGCATCACATTGGATTTGTTACCCCTTCTCAAATTTTACCAATAGTAAAAGCTGTTAGTACAATATATAGAGACCATGGATTAAGAGAGAATAGAAGAAAAGCAAGACTTAGTCACTTAATCAAGGAATGGGGGATAGAAAAGTTTAAAGAAGAAGTAATTGCTAGATCAAAAGTTGCTATAAAAGAACAAAAAATAATGGAATATACTCCTTATGCAAAAAGAGAGCATTTTGGGATTCATGATTCTAAAGAAAAAGCAAAATCATATATTGGTTGTGCTATAAATGGTGGACATATTGGTTCACAAGGATTAGAAAAACTAGCAAATATTTTAGAAAAGCATGGGGCAACAACTATTAAAACTACAACTACACAAAATTTTGTAGTAAAAGATGTACCAACTAAAAATGCAGAAGATTTAGCAAATGAGTTAAAAACAATTGGAATTGATGCTTTCCCTAGTCCTTTTAAAGCTAGAACGCTTTCATGTACTGGATTAAATTTTTGTAAATTTGCTATTTCTGAAACTAAAGACAAAGCAATTTCACTTGCGACACATCTAGAGAAAAAGTTTCCTAATTTTAATGAGACTGTTTCTATATCTGTAAATGGTTGTCCAAACTCTTGTGCTCATCCACATGTGGTTGATATAGGTTTACTTGGACTAAAAGTGAAAAATAAAGAAGGAATAACAGTTCCTGGATTTGAGTTAATTTTAGGTGGAAATCTAGAAGGAAGTAAATCTAACTTTGGAGAAAAAGTAAAAATCAAATTTTTACCAGAAGATGCTGAAGGTATTTTAGAAAATATCATTCAAAAGTATATTGATAGTGGTGAAAATAGTTTAAATAAATTTTTAAAAGAGAGAATAAATGACGAAGAATTTGTTTCGTCCCTTCATTAA
- a CDS encoding DUF2061 domain-containing protein, with protein MAEKAYRSVVKSISWRTVGTLDTMIISYFITGDLVMAASIGSIEVFTKMILYYFHERAWNKISFGKVKEPDYQI; from the coding sequence ATGGCAGAAAAGGCTTATAGATCTGTTGTCAAAAGCATTTCGTGGAGAACAGTAGGAACTCTAGATACCATGATTATCTCATATTTTATTACAGGCGACCTAGTTATGGCCGCCTCTATTGGTTCTATTGAAGTTTTCACGAAAATGATTCTATATTATTTTCACGAAAGAGCTTGGAATAAAATCTCTTTTGGAAAAGTTAAAGAGCCAGATTATCAGATTTAG
- a CDS encoding phosphoadenylyl-sulfate reductase: MIDEVKELNKKLEDSNTEEILKFFMDEYKNEAALSSSFGAEDQVLTHMMLEHDKSANIFTLDTGRLPYETYNVMDSTNLKYNIKVNVFFPNNENVEELYKSHGINGFYESIDNRKSCCNIRKIEPLKRALKPLKVWITGLRAAQSVTRVEMPLVEWDENFQVIKVNPLISWSEEDVWKYIKENKVPYNKLHDQGYPSIGCAPCTRAVKEGEDIRSGRWWWENPEHKECGLHAK, encoded by the coding sequence ATGATAGATGAAGTAAAAGAATTAAACAAAAAATTAGAAGATAGTAATACTGAAGAGATTTTAAAATTTTTTATGGATGAATACAAAAATGAAGCAGCATTATCTTCTAGTTTTGGTGCAGAAGACCAAGTTTTAACTCATATGATGTTAGAACATGATAAAAGTGCAAATATATTTACGCTTGACACAGGAAGACTTCCATATGAAACATATAATGTTATGGATAGTACAAATTTAAAATATAATATAAAAGTAAATGTTTTTTTTCCTAACAATGAAAATGTAGAAGAGCTTTATAAAAGCCATGGAATAAATGGTTTTTATGAATCAATAGATAATAGAAAATCATGCTGTAATATAAGAAAAATTGAACCACTTAAAAGAGCATTAAAGCCATTGAAAGTTTGGATTACAGGACTAAGAGCTGCACAAAGCGTTACAAGAGTTGAAATGCCATTAGTTGAGTGGGATGAAAACTTTCAAGTAATAAAAGTAAATCCTCTTATATCTTGGAGTGAAGAAGATGTATGGAAATATATAAAAGAAAACAAAGTCCCATACAATAAACTTCATGATCAAGGTTATCCAAGTATTGGATGTGCACCCTGTACAAGGGCTGTAAAAGAAGGTGAAGATATTAGAAGTGGAAGATGGTGGTGGGAAAACCCAGAACATAAAGAGTGTGGATTACACGCAAAATAG
- the cysN gene encoding sulfate adenylyltransferase subunit CysN, producing MAHQSDLIAENIEQYLKEHENKEILRFITCGSVDDGKSTLIGRLLYDSKMIFEDQLAAIEKDSKKSGTTGDKIDLALLVDGLASEREQGITIDVAYRFFSTEKRKFIIADTPGHEQYTRNMATGASTADVAIILIDARSGVLTQTKRHSYIASLLGIKNLIVAINKMDLVDFNQDRFEEIKKDYAQIIPNLPHYEDINFEYIPISALDGDNILTNSPKSTWYKGLPLMQLLDTIDIHKAENHDFRLPVQYVSRPHLNFRGFSGTIASGKISVGDEITVLPSRKTSIVKSIVSNEIKDLRPIGKDETVETIETAFAPMATTITLKDEIDISRGDMIVKSSSIPQVSNKLEVMVVWMDEKKLELNNNYIIKRATSVINGAFKSIEYKKDINTFDEVKANHLELNDIAKCTLAIDRQIAVDPYNKNRYTGSFIIIDRYSNTTVGAGMIISSVMNEATNKEEKIRDYTKAEVELNAYIRNNYPEWGCKEI from the coding sequence ATGGCACACCAATCAGATTTAATAGCTGAAAATATTGAACAATATTTAAAAGAACATGAAAACAAAGAGATATTAAGATTTATAACATGTGGTAGTGTTGATGATGGAAAAAGTACTCTAATTGGAAGATTACTTTATGATTCAAAGATGATTTTTGAAGACCAATTAGCTGCGATTGAAAAAGATAGTAAAAAAAGCGGAACTACTGGAGATAAGATTGACTTAGCACTTTTAGTTGATGGATTAGCAAGTGAGAGAGAGCAAGGTATTACTATTGATGTTGCCTATAGATTTTTCTCAACTGAAAAAAGAAAATTTATCATAGCAGATACTCCAGGACATGAACAATACACAAGAAATATGGCAACGGGTGCAAGTACAGCTGATGTAGCTATTATCCTAATTGATGCAAGATCTGGGGTGTTAACACAAACAAAAAGACACTCTTATATAGCTTCTCTTCTTGGGATTAAGAACCTTATTGTTGCAATCAATAAAATGGACTTGGTTGATTTTAACCAAGATAGATTTGAAGAGATTAAAAAAGATTATGCGCAGATTATTCCTAATCTTCCACATTATGAAGATATCAATTTTGAGTATATTCCAATCTCTGCACTTGATGGAGATAATATCCTTACAAATTCACCAAAATCTACTTGGTACAAAGGTCTTCCACTTATGCAACTACTGGATACTATTGATATTCATAAAGCTGAGAATCATGACTTTAGATTACCAGTTCAGTATGTTTCTCGTCCTCATCTAAACTTTAGAGGATTTTCAGGAACTATTGCAAGTGGAAAGATTTCTGTAGGTGATGAAATTACAGTTTTACCATCAAGAAAAACTTCTATTGTAAAATCTATTGTTTCAAATGAAATTAAAGATTTAAGACCTATTGGAAAAGACGAAACTGTTGAGACAATAGAAACAGCATTTGCTCCAATGGCTACAACAATCACATTAAAAGATGAGATTGATATTTCTAGAGGAGATATGATTGTAAAATCAAGCTCTATTCCACAAGTATCAAATAAGCTTGAAGTGATGGTTGTTTGGATGGATGAGAAAAAGCTTGAACTTAATAATAACTATATTATTAAAAGAGCAACTTCTGTTATTAATGGAGCATTTAAATCAATAGAATATAAAAAAGATATTAATACTTTTGATGAAGTTAAAGCAAACCATTTAGAGTTAAATGATATTGCAAAATGTACCCTAGCAATAGATAGACAAATTGCAGTTGATCCATATAATAAAAATAGATATACGGGAAGTTTTATTATCATCGATAGATATTCAAATACTACGGTTGGTGCTGGTATGATTATATCTTCAGTTATGAATGAAGCTACAAATAAAGAGGAAAAAATAAGAGATTATACAAAAGCAGAAGTTGAGCTTAATGCGTATATTAGGAATAATTACCCTGAATGGGGATGTAAAGAAATTTAA
- a CDS encoding esterase-like activity of phytase family protein, with protein MNLKSVILSAVLLSSSTFAVSINKVVVDEKLDVIKLPNKTLNLDVGFGSGAFHYKKDSNNVFYTITDRGPNIKCKDSKKLMGEKLCEKGKIFPVAKFTPTIYKIKVYKNYYKILEKIQIKDKDGNQVSGISNAGTENAYNIHGEAIPFDPNGLDSESLIKLSDGTFWIGEEYGASIVHLSSDGRIIKRFVPAGFEKNLTNANYDVSPTLPAIIAKRPLNRGIESMAISPDEKSLYFIMQSPLANPNQAAYKKSRNVRLFKFDLANEKVVGEYIYKMDLPNTFKLDKNKKQNAVKLSEMVASGNDELIVLERISNTTKFYKVKLGGENILDTKWDDLATTPTLEETKDIQSLHKELVLDTSDIKGMPKKIEGLAYINENEWILVNDNDFGIDNLPSYIVKVKK; from the coding sequence ATGAATCTTAAATCAGTTATTTTATCAGCAGTACTACTTTCAAGTAGTACTTTTGCTGTATCAATTAATAAAGTTGTTGTAGATGAAAAATTAGATGTAATTAAACTTCCAAACAAAACTTTAAATCTTGATGTAGGTTTTGGTTCTGGAGCTTTTCATTATAAAAAGGACTCTAATAATGTATTTTATACTATCACAGATAGAGGTCCAAATATCAAATGTAAAGACTCTAAAAAACTTATGGGCGAAAAACTTTGTGAAAAAGGAAAAATATTCCCTGTAGCTAAGTTCACTCCAACAATTTATAAAATCAAAGTATATAAAAACTACTACAAAATTTTAGAAAAAATACAAATCAAAGATAAAGATGGAAACCAAGTTTCTGGGATATCAAATGCAGGTACAGAAAATGCCTATAACATCCATGGAGAAGCAATACCTTTTGATCCAAATGGACTTGATTCTGAATCATTAATAAAACTATCTGATGGAACTTTTTGGATAGGAGAAGAGTATGGGGCATCTATTGTACACTTAAGCAGTGATGGAAGAATAATAAAAAGATTTGTTCCTGCTGGGTTTGAAAAAAACTTAACAAATGCAAACTATGATGTATCTCCAACTCTACCTGCAATTATTGCAAAAAGACCACTAAATAGAGGAATAGAATCAATGGCTATCAGCCCTGATGAAAAGTCTTTATACTTTATTATGCAAAGTCCCCTTGCAAATCCAAATCAAGCTGCCTATAAAAAATCAAGAAATGTTAGGTTATTTAAATTTGACCTTGCAAATGAAAAAGTTGTAGGTGAATATATTTATAAAATGGATTTACCAAATACATTCAAACTTGATAAAAATAAAAAACAAAATGCAGTTAAACTATCAGAAATGGTTGCATCTGGAAATGATGAATTAATAGTCTTAGAAAGAATTTCTAATACTACAAAATTTTACAAAGTAAAATTAGGTGGCGAAAATATCTTAGATACTAAATGGGATGATTTAGCAACAACTCCAACATTAGAAGAGACAAAAGATATTCAATCTTTACATAAAGAGCTAGTACTTGACACAAGTGATATAAAAGGTATGCCTAAAAAAATCGAAGGATTAGCCTATATCAATGAAAATGAGTGGATACTTGTAAATGACAATGATTTTGGTATAGATAATCTTCCTTCTTATATAGTAAAAGTAAAAAAATAA
- a CDS encoding PhoX family protein gives MRNKVITASVIAASVLFSACATKSTMANNATMHDIKFSGVAVPTTDSEKRKIFASNQIEVDGKKTKIGYNTILRSGDKVGNGVFGLVYDKNGEPIKEKDGSFKISNSNDFSSLLPVGKKLFMVSHFETRPAAVYVTELNQSKDGKLTAVNTKNVDFSSVNGLWVPCAGSVTPWNTHLGSEEYEPDARAVKENGSINAYYDAMASYFDGDLKALNPYDYGWSTEIKVLNEKGDVKAEKHYAMGRFAHELAYVMPDEKTVYLSDDGTNVALYMFIADKAKDLSSGTLYAAKWDQTSDLGTGSANIKWVNLGHSSDDYVKAGLDQRLTFNDLFETSKFPKLGFTSVNTTMGQEYLKIKPGMEKLASRMEARRYAAIKGATTEFRKMEGITYNPNDNKIYLSISEISKGMENRMKKGKANNKYDTGGNNDIRVDYNKCGAVYELNLAYADDIQSATDGSYINSNYIVKSMDGLIAGRLNKGTGELAKANKCSLDGLANPDNITFIPNTNTLIIGEDTGSGHQNDFIWSYNIKEKKLTRILTSPYGSETTSAYYYNNIGGHGYLMAVIQHPYGEGDAITKEEDMPANAKSAGDMKAYTGYVGPLPVITK, from the coding sequence ATGAGAAACAAGGTAATTACAGCTTCAGTTATTGCAGCATCTGTTTTATTTTCAGCATGTGCAACAAAATCAACAATGGCAAATAATGCAACAATGCATGATATAAAATTCAGTGGTGTTGCAGTACCAACAACTGATAGTGAAAAAAGAAAAATTTTCGCTTCAAATCAAATCGAAGTAGATGGCAAAAAAACAAAAATTGGATATAACACAATTTTAAGAAGTGGAGATAAAGTAGGAAATGGTGTTTTTGGTTTAGTATATGACAAAAATGGAGAACCTATAAAAGAAAAAGATGGCTCTTTTAAAATCTCAAACTCAAATGACTTCTCTTCACTTTTACCTGTTGGTAAAAAACTTTTTATGGTTTCACACTTTGAAACTAGACCAGCTGCTGTATATGTTACTGAGCTAAACCAATCTAAAGATGGTAAATTAACAGCTGTAAATACAAAAAATGTTGACTTCTCAAGTGTTAATGGACTGTGGGTTCCTTGTGCAGGTAGTGTAACTCCATGGAATACTCACTTAGGAAGTGAAGAGTATGAACCAGATGCAAGAGCAGTTAAAGAAAATGGTTCTATTAATGCTTATTATGATGCGATGGCATCTTATTTTGATGGGGATTTAAAAGCATTAAATCCTTATGATTATGGATGGTCTACTGAAATAAAAGTTCTTAATGAAAAAGGTGATGTAAAAGCTGAAAAACATTATGCAATGGGTAGATTTGCACATGAGTTAGCATATGTTATGCCAGATGAAAAAACAGTTTATTTATCAGATGATGGTACAAATGTAGCTTTATATATGTTTATTGCTGATAAAGCAAAAGATTTAAGCTCTGGTACTTTATATGCTGCAAAATGGGATCAAACAAGTGATTTAGGAACTGGAAGTGCAAATATCAAATGGGTGAACTTAGGTCACTCTTCTGATGATTATGTTAAAGCTGGATTAGACCAAAGATTGACTTTTAATGATTTATTTGAAACATCTAAATTCCCAAAATTAGGATTTACTTCAGTAAATACAACAATGGGTCAAGAATATTTAAAAATCAAACCAGGTATGGAAAAACTAGCTTCAAGAATGGAAGCTAGAAGATATGCAGCAATAAAAGGTGCTACTACTGAATTTAGAAAAATGGAAGGTATCACTTACAATCCAAATGATAACAAAATATATTTATCTATCTCTGAAATCTCAAAAGGGATGGAAAATCGTATGAAAAAAGGTAAAGCAAACAACAAATATGACACTGGTGGAAATAACGATATTAGAGTTGACTACAACAAATGTGGTGCTGTATATGAGTTAAATTTAGCTTATGCTGACGATATTCAATCAGCTACAGATGGCTCTTATATTAATTCTAATTATATAGTAAAATCTATGGATGGCTTAATTGCAGGTAGACTTAACAAAGGAACAGGAGAATTAGCTAAAGCAAATAAATGTTCTCTTGATGGATTAGCAAATCCTGATAATATAACTTTTATTCCAAATACAAATACTTTAATTATAGGTGAAGATACAGGTTCTGGACACCAAAATGACTTTATTTGGTCTTATAATATAAAAGAAAAAAAATTAACAAGAATATTAACATCTCCTTATGGTTCAGAGACAACTTCAGCATATTACTATAACAATATTGGTGGACATGGATATCTTATGGCAGTTATTCAACATCCATATGGGGAAGGTGATGCAATTACAAAAGAAGAAGATATGCCTGCAAATGCAAAATCAGCTGGTGATATGAAAGCTTATACAGGCTATGTAGGACCACTTCCTGTAATTACAAAATAA
- a CDS encoding aminotransferase class V-fold PLP-dependent enzyme, protein MTKNLFRPFINEHTDKLQYLKYGTIGKHKSAYFDYTASGLAFRPIENRIYDMLTTYANTHSKESGMANQTNSYYEEALTNLKISLELNDEFEIIPSGCGSTAAIKRFQELLGLYIPPATKKRLNINIDKSKLPLVIVGPYEHHSNEISYREAMCETARIGLTSEGLVDLEELEKVLERNQHRELIGSFCIASNVTGIVTCYKDISKILRRYNALVCLDAAASSSYMNIDCNYFDVMYVSPHKLLGGPGSCGLLIIRKDLIDPSLSPTFAGGGTVTYVNKSTVEYEKDLRARETAGTPGIIQVIKASLAYQLRNEIGFDFIQKRKNELLEYFLKEAQNIPNIIIYGNQKSYNIGIVSFNIKDLDPYIICEKISTEDGIQTRAGCSCAGPYGHDLLHFDNKDELNKKPGWIRVSIHFTQTIEEIDKLIKALKKAII, encoded by the coding sequence ATGACGAAGAATTTGTTTCGTCCCTTCATTAATGAGCATACTGATAAACTTCAATACTTAAAGTATGGAACAATAGGTAAGCACAAAAGTGCTTACTTTGACTATACAGCTTCAGGTTTAGCATTTAGACCTATTGAAAATCGTATTTATGATATGCTAACAACATATGCAAATACACACTCAAAAGAATCAGGTATGGCTAATCAAACAAATAGTTATTATGAAGAAGCATTAACTAATCTAAAAATATCATTAGAATTAAATGATGAATTTGAAATAATTCCAAGTGGTTGTGGATCAACTGCTGCTATAAAAAGATTTCAAGAGTTATTAGGACTTTATATTCCACCTGCTACTAAAAAAAGATTGAATATAAATATTGATAAATCAAAACTTCCCCTTGTAATAGTAGGTCCATATGAACACCATTCAAATGAGATAAGTTATAGAGAAGCCATGTGTGAAACTGCTAGAATAGGACTTACAAGTGAGGGATTAGTAGATTTAGAAGAGCTTGAAAAAGTCTTAGAAAGAAATCAACACAGAGAACTTATTGGTTCATTTTGTATAGCTTCAAATGTTACTGGAATAGTAACCTGTTATAAAGATATTTCTAAAATACTTAGACGATATAATGCCCTTGTATGTCTAGATGCAGCTGCTTCTTCTTCATATATGAATATTGATTGTAATTATTTTGATGTGATGTATGTATCTCCACACAAACTTTTAGGAGGACCTGGTTCTTGTGGACTTCTTATTATAAGAAAAGATTTAATAGACCCTAGTTTATCTCCTACTTTTGCAGGTGGAGGAACAGTTACTTATGTAAATAAATCTACGGTTGAATATGAAAAAGATTTAAGAGCAAGGGAAACAGCAGGAACTCCTGGCATAATTCAAGTGATAAAAGCAAGTCTTGCTTATCAACTTAGAAATGAAATAGGTTTTGATTTTATACAAAAAAGAAAAAATGAATTGTTGGAGTATTTTTTAAAAGAAGCACAAAATATACCAAATATAATCATCTATGGAAATCAAAAATCATATAATATTGGTATTGTTTCATTTAATATAAAAGATTTAGACCCTTACATTATATGTGAAAAAATTTCAACAGAAGATGGAATCCAAACTAGAGCTGGATGTTCATGTGCAGGACCATATGGTCATGATTTATTACACTTTGACAATAAAGATGAACTAAATAAAAAACCAGGTTGGATAAGAGTCTCTATTCATTTTACTCAAACAATAGAAGAAATAGATAAGCTAATAAAAGCTCTTAAAAAAGCTATTATATAA
- the cysK gene encoding cysteine synthase A has protein sequence MKYANDVTELIGNTPLVKLKKASTNGTTVLGKCEFMNPTHSVKDRIGFNMINEAIKSGKITEGTTVIEPTSGNTGIALASVCAAKGIKLILTMPSSMSIERRKLLKALGAQIVLTEPEKGMKGAVEKANELSESLDNSIVLQQFANEANPDIHRKTTALEILRDTDDKVDVLVIAIGTGGSITGISEVVKAKNPNVKVIAVEPTDSPVLSGGNPGPHKIQGIGAGFVPAVLNTKIYDEIITVSNDDAMETARNLAKDEGLLVGISAGANVFASTALAQREEYKGKTIVTILCDTGERYLSTPLYQFDDE, from the coding sequence ATGAAATATGCAAATGATGTAACAGAACTAATTGGAAATACACCACTAGTAAAATTAAAAAAAGCAAGTACAAATGGTACAACTGTATTAGGTAAATGTGAATTTATGAATCCTACTCATTCAGTAAAAGATAGAATCGGATTTAATATGATTAATGAAGCAATTAAATCAGGAAAAATAACTGAAGGGACAACTGTAATTGAACCAACAAGTGGAAATACTGGGATTGCATTAGCTAGCGTTTGTGCAGCTAAAGGAATCAAACTAATCCTTACTATGCCTTCAAGCATGAGTATTGAAAGAAGAAAACTTTTAAAAGCACTTGGTGCTCAAATTGTATTAACTGAGCCTGAGAAAGGCATGAAAGGTGCAGTTGAAAAAGCTAATGAATTAAGTGAATCACTTGATAATTCAATTGTATTACAACAATTTGCAAATGAAGCAAATCCAGATATTCATAGAAAAACTACAGCATTAGAAATCTTAAGAGATACAGATGATAAAGTTGATGTTTTAGTTATTGCAATTGGTACAGGTGGAAGTATTACAGGTATTTCAGAAGTTGTTAAAGCTAAAAATCCAAATGTAAAAGTAATAGCTGTTGAACCTACTGACTCTCCAGTACTTTCAGGTGGTAACCCTGGTCCTCATAAAATTCAAGGTATTGGTGCTGGATTTGTTCCTGCTGTATTAAATACAAAAATTTATGATGAAATTATCACTGTATCAAATGATGATGCAATGGAAACTGCTAGAAACTTAGCAAAAGATGAGGGATTATTAGTAGGTATTAGTGCGGGAGCTAATGTATTTGCTTCAACTGCTCTTGCTCAAAGAGAAGAGTATAAAGGTAAAACAATAGTTACTATTCTTTGTGATACAGGAGAAAGATATTTAAGTACTCCGTTATATCAATTTGATGATGAATAG
- the cysD gene encoding sulfate adenylyltransferase subunit CysD: MISKERLTHLKQLEAESIHIMREVIAEFQNPAMLYSVGKDSSVMLHILQKAFYPAPPPLPLVHVDTTWKFKEMIEFRDRRAKEVGMELIVYSNPKGIEMNISPFTHGSAVHTDIMKTEGLKQMLNMQKFDAVFGGARRDEEKSRAKERIYSFRDENHRWDPKNQRPELWNIYNGRHTKGESIRVFPISNWTELDVWQYIYLEGIPIPDLYFSKEREVVEYMGTKIMVDDDRMPESLRKTAKKEKVRFRTLGCYPLTGAVNSEASTLPEIIQEMLICTTSERQGRLIDSDGEASMEKKKQEGYF; encoded by the coding sequence ATGATAAGTAAGGAAAGACTTACCCATTTAAAACAGCTAGAAGCAGAATCAATACACATAATGAGAGAAGTAATAGCAGAATTCCAAAATCCTGCAATGCTTTACTCTGTAGGAAAAGATTCTTCTGTAATGTTACACATATTACAAAAAGCTTTTTATCCAGCTCCTCCACCACTTCCATTAGTACATGTTGATACAACTTGGAAGTTTAAAGAGATGATAGAATTTCGTGATAGACGTGCAAAAGAGGTTGGAATGGAACTTATTGTTTATTCTAATCCAAAAGGTATAGAGATGAATATCTCTCCTTTTACTCATGGTTCAGCAGTACACACTGATATTATGAAAACAGAAGGTTTAAAACAAATGCTTAATATGCAAAAATTTGATGCAGTATTTGGTGGAGCTAGACGTGATGAAGAGAAGTCTCGTGCAAAAGAGCGAATTTATTCATTTAGAGATGAAAACCATAGATGGGATCCAAAAAACCAAAGACCTGAGTTATGGAATATTTATAATGGAAGACACACAAAAGGTGAATCTATTAGAGTTTTCCCAATATCAAACTGGACAGAGCTTGATGTTTGGCAATATATCTATTTAGAAGGTATTCCTATTCCTGATTTATACTTCTCAAAAGAGCGTGAAGTAGTAGAATATATGGGTACAAAAATTATGGTTGATGATGATAGAATGCCTGAAAGTTTGCGAAAAACAGCTAAAAAAGAGAAAGTTAGATTTAGAACACTTGGTTGTTATCCTTTAACGGGTGCAGTAAATAGTGAAGCTTCAACTCTACCTGAGATTATTCAAGAGATGTTGATTTGTACAACTAGTGAGAGACAAGGAAGACTTATAGATAGTGATGGTGAAGCATCAATGGAGAAGAAAAAACAAGAGGGGTATTTTTAA